A window of the Thiomicrospira microaerophila genome harbors these coding sequences:
- the ubiE gene encoding bifunctional demethylmenaquinone methyltransferase/2-methoxy-6-polyprenyl-1,4-benzoquinol methylase UbiE, giving the protein MSPSSQNRQTIDFGFSEVPLEEKVKKVKGVFDSVAQKYDVMNDVMSLGIHRLWKRQTIELSGVRAGMQVLDLAGGTGDLTKAFAKRVGPTGKVVLADINESMVRVGRDRLIDEGVGAQVEYTIANAEALAFPDNHFDVVTMAFGLRNVTHKDKALAEICRVLKPGGQALILEFSKVHQPLLAKAYDFYSFNILPKMGKFIAKDEASYQYLAESIRMHPDQETLKQMMLDAGFDKASYMNMNEGIVALHRGWKF; this is encoded by the coding sequence ATGAGCCCGTCATCACAAAACCGACAAACGATCGACTTTGGTTTCAGCGAAGTGCCGCTTGAAGAAAAAGTTAAGAAAGTCAAAGGCGTATTCGATTCGGTCGCACAAAAATACGATGTGATGAACGATGTCATGTCACTGGGTATTCATCGGCTATGGAAACGCCAAACCATTGAACTGTCCGGGGTACGGGCTGGTATGCAGGTGTTGGATCTTGCCGGTGGAACCGGAGATTTGACCAAAGCTTTCGCTAAACGTGTCGGCCCAACCGGCAAAGTCGTGTTAGCCGATATTAACGAAAGCATGGTGCGTGTTGGACGCGATCGCCTGATTGACGAAGGGGTTGGCGCTCAGGTTGAGTACACTATCGCGAATGCTGAAGCGCTGGCCTTCCCCGACAATCATTTTGATGTCGTGACCATGGCATTTGGTTTGCGTAACGTCACACATAAGGACAAAGCGCTTGCGGAAATTTGCCGTGTGCTTAAACCGGGAGGTCAGGCGCTAATTTTGGAGTTTTCTAAAGTGCATCAACCGCTATTAGCCAAAGCCTATGACTTCTATTCATTCAATATTCTACCCAAAATGGGGAAATTCATTGCAAAGGATGAGGCTAGTTACCAATATCTTGCCGAGTCGATTCGCATGCACCCAGACCAAGAAACCCTCAAACAAATGATGCTAGACGCAGGTTTTGATAAAGCCAGTTATATGAATATGAATGAAGGCATTGTCGCACTGCATCGTGGATGGAAGTTCTAA
- a CDS encoding gamma-butyrobetaine hydroxylase-like domain-containing protein, with product MPQPTDIKLKQTSRTLVISFDDGQTFDYSCEFLRVYSQSAEVTGHAPGQEVLQLDKQQVNIDAISPVGNYAIRLHFDDGHDSGIYTWERLYDLGEHYQNYWVDYLRRLMRAGHSHPALTQLQKESGK from the coding sequence ATGCCACAACCGACTGACATTAAACTTAAACAAACTTCACGCACCTTGGTAATAAGCTTTGATGACGGTCAAACCTTTGACTACAGCTGTGAGTTTTTACGGGTCTATTCGCAATCGGCTGAGGTCACAGGTCACGCACCGGGTCAAGAGGTGCTGCAACTCGACAAACAGCAGGTTAATATCGACGCCATCAGCCCGGTTGGCAACTATGCCATCCGGCTGCATTTTGATGATGGCCATGACAGTGGGATTTATACCTGGGAGCGCCTTTATGATTTGGGCGAACACTATCAAAATTATTGGGTGGATTATTTGCGCCGCCTGATGCGAGCGGGGCATTCGCACCCTGCCCTAACCCAATTACAAAAGGAGTCCGGCAAATGA
- a CDS encoding DUF2442 domain-containing protein, giving the protein MRIIDVKACHDLTLEVTFKDGIVKLYDMKKWLTNPIFSPLTNRALFETVKVEPGGYAISWTDQIDLSENEIWLNGQTLKTFHAIQYESPSHATTD; this is encoded by the coding sequence ATGCGAATTATTGATGTCAAAGCTTGTCATGATTTAACGCTTGAAGTCACGTTTAAAGACGGCATCGTGAAACTTTATGATATGAAAAAATGGCTAACTAACCCAATATTTTCTCCGCTAACTAACAGGGCACTCTTTGAAACAGTAAAAGTTGAACCTGGGGGTTATGCTATAAGCTGGACTGACCAAATAGATTTGAGTGAAAATGAAATTTGGCTGAATGGACAAACCCTGAAAACCTTCCACGCCATCCAATATGAGTCGCCTAGCCATGCCACAACCGACTGA
- a CDS encoding DUF4160 domain-containing protein produces MPEIARFYGIIIKLYFADHPPAHFHAIYGEYVGMFNIETLEMIEGDIPQRARKLITEWATQYQTDLMTIWKTQHFKKLPPLE; encoded by the coding sequence ATGCCAGAAATCGCGCGTTTTTATGGAATCATTATCAAACTTTATTTCGCTGATCATCCTCCAGCACATTTTCATGCCATTTATGGCGAATATGTCGGCATGTTCAATATTGAAACACTTGAAATGATAGAAGGTGATATTCCGCAGCGCGCGCGAAAATTGATTACTGAATGGGCAACGCAATACCAAACGGATTTAATGACGATTTGGAAAACACAACATTTCAAAAAGTTACCCCCTTTGGAGTAA
- the hslU gene encoding ATP-dependent protease ATPase subunit HslU codes for MMTPKEIVHELDKHIIGQADAKKAVAVALRNRWRRMQLNADLRPEVTPKNILMIGPTGVGKTEIARRLAKLANAPFIKVEATKFTEVGYVGRDVDSIIRDLVDNAVKMQREQAIKNVQNKAEDAAENRILDILLPPARGREEESHEAMAETRQKFRKKLREGQLDDKEIELDLKVAPAHVEIMAPPGMEDMTSQLQDMFQSLGSSKKQMRKLPIKKAFKLLVEEEAHKLINDDDLKSQAVENVEQNGIVFLDEIDKVAKRSGASGGDVSREGVQRDLLPLIEGSTISTKYGMIKTDHILFIASGAFHMSKPSDLIAELQGRLPIRVELKSLRVEDFVRILTEPKAALTTQSTALMKTEGVDISFTPEGIQRLAEIAYQVNESTENIGARRLHTVMERLLEEVSFNAPDQAGQQIVVDQAFVDERLGALAKDQDLSQYIL; via the coding sequence ATGATGACCCCAAAAGAAATAGTTCATGAACTTGATAAGCACATTATTGGTCAAGCCGATGCCAAAAAAGCTGTTGCGGTGGCATTACGAAATCGCTGGCGCCGGATGCAATTGAATGCAGATTTACGCCCGGAAGTAACGCCAAAAAACATTTTAATGATTGGTCCAACCGGTGTGGGTAAAACCGAAATTGCGCGCCGTTTAGCCAAGCTCGCCAATGCACCGTTTATCAAAGTTGAGGCGACTAAATTCACCGAAGTGGGTTATGTGGGGCGTGATGTGGATTCGATTATTCGTGATTTAGTCGATAACGCAGTCAAAATGCAGCGCGAACAAGCGATTAAAAACGTCCAGAATAAAGCCGAAGATGCCGCTGAAAACCGCATCCTTGACATTCTGCTGCCACCCGCACGCGGCCGCGAAGAAGAAAGCCATGAAGCGATGGCTGAGACCCGCCAAAAATTCCGCAAAAAACTACGTGAAGGCCAGTTGGACGACAAAGAAATTGAACTCGATCTAAAGGTCGCCCCTGCACATGTTGAAATCATGGCGCCGCCAGGCATGGAAGACATGACATCGCAGTTACAAGATATGTTCCAGTCACTCGGCAGCAGCAAAAAACAAATGCGCAAGTTGCCGATTAAAAAAGCCTTTAAGTTGCTGGTTGAAGAAGAAGCCCACAAACTGATTAATGATGACGACTTAAAATCGCAAGCTGTTGAAAACGTCGAGCAAAACGGCATCGTGTTTTTAGACGAAATTGACAAGGTCGCCAAACGCTCGGGGGCCAGTGGTGGTGATGTATCCCGCGAAGGTGTGCAACGTGACTTGCTGCCACTGATTGAAGGCAGCACGATTTCGACTAAATATGGCATGATCAAAACTGACCATATTTTATTTATCGCCTCCGGTGCCTTTCACATGAGCAAGCCCTCAGATTTAATTGCTGAATTACAAGGCCGCTTGCCGATTCGGGTTGAACTTAAATCGCTTCGGGTTGAAGATTTTGTGCGTATCCTGACCGAACCCAAAGCCGCGCTCACCACTCAATCGACTGCGCTAATGAAAACCGAAGGCGTGGACATTAGCTTTACCCCAGAAGGTATTCAGCGTCTGGCGGAAATCGCCTACCAAGTCAACGAAAGCACCGAAAACATTGGAGCTCGCCGTTTACATACCGTGATGGAGCGCTTACTGGAAGAGGTGTCGTTTAACGCACCTGACCAAGCGGGTCAACAGATTGTCGTCGATCAGGCTTTTGTGGACGAACGCCTCGGCGCACTCGCCAAAGACCAAGACCTGTCGCAGTATATTTTGTAG
- a CDS encoding SDR family NAD(P)-dependent oxidoreductase, with amino-acid sequence MTIYPELNGKRVFITGASSGIGAGMAQILAKQGCKLVLHYCRNESGIAQTLDRVKVLGAQAQVVRGDFRDYASLGQVFNQAWSQFSGLDGLVNNAGLITKTTVLDDVEGEAFNQTLAVNLQAPYRLSSLFAQACIAAKQPGVVINNSSIHGQQTCEWFSAYAASKAGLDAMMKVMAVEWGQYGIRVNNLAPGVVPVERTVSILKQPKFKNPWMKAIPLGRYGSVEEMGAATAFLLSDAAAWMTGSVLTLDGGLIARGSYPYRD; translated from the coding sequence ATGACAATCTACCCTGAACTAAATGGTAAACGCGTCTTTATAACCGGTGCGTCGAGCGGTATTGGTGCTGGCATGGCGCAGATATTGGCTAAGCAGGGTTGTAAATTAGTTTTACATTATTGCCGAAATGAGAGCGGTATTGCGCAAACACTTGATCGAGTTAAGGTATTGGGCGCGCAAGCGCAAGTGGTTAGGGGCGATTTTCGTGACTATGCTTCTCTAGGTCAGGTTTTTAACCAGGCCTGGTCACAGTTTTCGGGTTTAGATGGCCTGGTTAATAATGCGGGATTAATTACAAAAACGACGGTACTTGATGATGTTGAAGGAGAAGCCTTTAATCAGACTTTAGCGGTAAACCTACAGGCACCTTATCGATTAAGCAGTTTGTTTGCTCAAGCTTGTATTGCAGCGAAACAACCTGGCGTTGTGATTAATAATTCGAGTATCCATGGTCAGCAGACTTGTGAGTGGTTCAGTGCTTATGCGGCTTCCAAAGCTGGTTTAGATGCGATGATGAAGGTTATGGCGGTAGAGTGGGGGCAATATGGTATTCGAGTCAATAATCTGGCACCGGGTGTCGTACCAGTCGAACGTACAGTTAGTATTTTGAAGCAGCCAAAATTTAAAAACCCCTGGATGAAGGCGATTCCTCTGGGGCGTTATGGTTCAGTTGAAGAAATGGGAGCCGCAACTGCGTTTCTTTTAAGCGATGCAGCTGCTTGGATGACGGGAAGCGTTTTGACCCTTGATGGTGGATTGATAGCGCGCGGTAGTTACCCCTATAGGGATTAG
- the dapF gene encoding diaminopimelate epimerase has translation MGLRFTKMHGLGNDFMVIDALSQTVEIEANQVRDWANRHTGVGFDQLLLVEKSLSEQADFRYRIFNADGSEVQQCGNGARCFARFVFDQGLTDKREIPVETASGLIVLYLEPDGQVRVNMGAPRFAPQALPFITQQQALSYQVEVNNQAWSLGAVSMGNPHAVLEVEDIDLAPVATLGSSLECHPRFPERVNVGFAQVIDRQRVKLRVFERGAGETQACGTGACAAMAVLRLWDRVDDSVTVSLPGGDLVIRWSGSLTDPLWMTGPVARVFEGVMTNET, from the coding sequence ATGGGTTTACGTTTTACTAAAATGCACGGTTTGGGCAATGATTTTATGGTGATAGATGCACTATCCCAAACGGTTGAAATTGAAGCCAATCAAGTGAGAGATTGGGCCAATCGGCATACTGGGGTTGGTTTTGATCAACTTTTATTGGTTGAAAAGTCGCTATCTGAGCAGGCGGATTTTCGTTATCGAATTTTTAATGCTGATGGTTCTGAAGTACAACAGTGTGGAAATGGCGCTCGGTGTTTTGCACGTTTTGTGTTTGACCAGGGCCTGACAGATAAGCGTGAAATTCCGGTAGAAACGGCATCGGGTTTAATTGTACTCTACTTGGAGCCAGATGGTCAGGTTAGGGTCAATATGGGGGCGCCGCGTTTTGCACCGCAAGCACTGCCATTTATAACGCAGCAGCAAGCGCTCAGTTATCAGGTTGAAGTCAATAACCAGGCCTGGTCATTAGGTGCGGTATCAATGGGTAATCCTCACGCAGTGCTTGAGGTAGAGGATATTGACTTGGCACCGGTAGCAACCTTAGGTTCCTCGCTGGAATGTCATCCACGTTTCCCTGAAAGAGTAAATGTCGGCTTTGCTCAAGTCATTGATCGGCAAAGGGTAAAATTGCGCGTGTTTGAACGAGGCGCAGGGGAAACCCAAGCTTGTGGTACTGGTGCTTGTGCCGCGATGGCCGTGTTGCGCTTGTGGGATCGTGTTGATGACTCTGTTACCGTCTCTTTACCCGGGGGAGATCTTGTGATTCGTTGGTCGGGGAGTTTGACCGATCCTCTATGGATGACTGGGCCTGTTGCTAGGGTATTTGAAGGGGTAATGACTAATGAAACCTGA
- a CDS encoding DUF484 family protein — protein MKPEDIHAEHVADYLARNPQFFHVFPNLLDRLSIPHPSNGKAVSLLERQVWQLREQRDKLQDEVDSLVAIAGDNGILLQKIQQLSRLLMVAETEQQAIDVLYTQMDEVFKVEYMTLVSWEVPNQSLKGLSQLGVRQDWVKTLKESLQPGKPVCGLIEQKWKSGLFHGASDLHSVCCLPLGKNRVWGVLALGSTTDRFHPELGTYFLKVMAELITARLNRLFG, from the coding sequence ATGAAACCTGAGGATATCCATGCTGAGCATGTTGCCGATTACCTGGCGCGCAACCCCCAGTTTTTTCATGTTTTCCCAAATTTATTGGATAGATTAAGTATTCCTCATCCTTCAAACGGTAAAGCGGTTTCGCTTTTGGAACGTCAAGTTTGGCAGTTAAGAGAGCAACGCGACAAGCTTCAAGACGAGGTTGATTCTTTGGTAGCCATTGCGGGCGATAACGGAATTTTGTTGCAAAAAATTCAGCAATTAAGCCGTTTGTTAATGGTTGCTGAAACCGAGCAGCAAGCAATAGATGTGCTTTACACACAAATGGATGAAGTGTTCAAGGTTGAATATATGACCCTAGTTTCTTGGGAGGTGCCTAATCAGAGTTTAAAAGGTCTGAGCCAGCTAGGTGTGCGCCAGGATTGGGTTAAAACGCTTAAAGAAAGTTTACAGCCAGGTAAGCCCGTGTGCGGGTTAATCGAACAAAAATGGAAGTCAGGGCTATTTCATGGTGCCAGTGATTTACATTCAGTCTGTTGTTTACCGCTTGGTAAAAACCGAGTTTGGGGGGTTCTAGCTCTGGGCAGCACTACCGATCGTTTTCATCCTGAATTGGGAACTTACTTTTTGAAAGTGATGGCAGAGCTGATTACGGCGCGTTTAAATCGGCTTTTTGGTTGA
- a CDS encoding tyrosine recombinase XerC — protein MKHIERFLLTLRAENKSVHTLDNYQRDLISFVMFYFQQMNNQAWSMQDLMADPQVLDWRGVDVGMVKSYVMSQVQSGLGARSLARHLSTLRSFFQFLISEGIVSANPAKLVKAPKQPQPLPKSLDIDQTNQLLEQPVETWQAIRNQAIFELLYSAGLRVSELVGLDLSPGLDGLDSGQIQVLGKGKKMRLALVGAKAQQAMQAWLKVRFQKAKPEETAVFVNQRGSRLSVRSIQQQLDQRAIEAGIVSKMSPHRLRHACATHVLESSGDLRAVQELLGHANLSTTQIYTKLDMQHLAQVYDQTHPRARKNK, from the coding sequence ATGAAACATATTGAACGGTTTTTGTTGACCTTACGCGCTGAAAATAAGTCTGTTCATACGCTGGATAATTATCAGAGAGATTTGATAAGCTTTGTAATGTTTTATTTTCAGCAGATGAATAACCAGGCCTGGTCAATGCAGGATTTAATGGCAGATCCACAAGTGCTTGACTGGCGGGGGGTTGATGTTGGGATGGTTAAGTCCTATGTGATGAGCCAGGTGCAATCGGGATTAGGTGCTCGGTCGTTGGCAAGACACCTTTCTACATTGCGAAGTTTTTTTCAGTTTTTAATTTCTGAGGGGATCGTTTCGGCAAATCCAGCGAAATTAGTCAAAGCGCCGAAGCAGCCACAGCCTTTACCTAAAAGCCTTGATATTGACCAAACGAACCAATTATTGGAGCAACCGGTAGAAACTTGGCAGGCGATTAGAAATCAAGCGATATTTGAGCTACTCTATTCTGCTGGGCTGAGGGTTTCTGAACTGGTTGGGTTAGACTTGTCCCCAGGGTTAGATGGATTAGACAGCGGACAGATACAGGTGCTCGGTAAGGGCAAAAAAATGCGCTTAGCCTTGGTCGGGGCAAAAGCTCAGCAAGCAATGCAAGCCTGGCTAAAAGTGCGATTTCAGAAGGCTAAACCTGAAGAAACGGCGGTATTTGTTAACCAGCGTGGCAGTCGACTTTCCGTGCGTTCGATTCAACAACAGCTTGATCAGCGAGCGATTGAGGCGGGAATTGTTTCCAAGATGTCACCTCATCGATTGCGTCATGCCTGCGCTACGCATGTGTTAGAATCCAGCGGAGATTTGCGGGCGGTGCAGGAGTTATTAGGTCATGCTAATTTATCGACCACCCAAATATATACCAAATTAGATATGCAACACTTGGCACAGGTTTACGACCAAACCCACCCAAGAGCAAGAAAAAACAAATAG
- the hslV gene encoding ATP-dependent protease subunit HslV: MEHRPDTIYGTTILCVKRQGKMVIGGDGQVTLGHIVMKGNARKVRRLYDGKVLAGFAGATADAFTLFERFEGRLQTHNGQLMRAAVEMAKDWRTDRALRKLEAMMIVADEDTMLLISGTGDVIEPQDDFIAIGSGGSYAHSAAQALMRHSEMPADEIVKNALTIAADLCIYTNHNFTIETLEK; encoded by the coding sequence ATGGAGCATCGTCCAGATACGATTTACGGTACGACGATTTTGTGTGTAAAGCGCCAAGGAAAAATGGTGATTGGCGGTGACGGTCAGGTGACCTTGGGTCATATTGTGATGAAAGGTAATGCGCGTAAGGTACGTCGCCTTTATGATGGTAAAGTCTTAGCCGGCTTTGCCGGTGCAACCGCGGATGCGTTTACCTTGTTCGAACGTTTTGAAGGCCGGTTGCAAACGCATAACGGTCAGCTGATGCGTGCGGCGGTTGAAATGGCAAAAGATTGGCGTACTGATCGCGCATTAAGAAAACTCGAAGCGATGATGATTGTGGCGGATGAAGACACCATGTTGTTAATTTCCGGCACAGGTGATGTGATTGAGCCGCAAGATGACTTTATTGCCATAGGTTCGGGCGGAAGTTATGCCCATTCGGCTGCACAGGCCTTAATGCGCCACAGTGAGATGCCAGCGGATGAGATCGTTAAAAATGCGCTGACGATTGCAGCGGATTTATGTATCTACACCAACCATAACTTTACGATTGAAACTTTAGAAAAATAG
- a CDS encoding YqhA family protein: MPDKINQSLTCENKSSGVRGFEAVLWHSRLVVLTAVVASLIIAFVMFYITAVEIFYLLGALTDYHTLEYTERAALKSKAIGTVIGAVDGFLIGAIMLIFSLGLYELFISKLSIAKEAYGASQILVVNSLDDLKDKLAKVIVLVLVVMFFEAAIYLKPTQPIELLYYAVGIALVGLSLWLTHMAFAKTKKDKPAVEKNES, from the coding sequence ATGCCGGATAAAATTAATCAAAGTCTGACGTGTGAAAACAAGAGTTCAGGGGTGCGTGGCTTTGAGGCGGTGTTATGGCATAGCCGTTTGGTGGTGTTAACGGCGGTGGTTGCCAGTTTAATTATTGCGTTTGTGATGTTTTATATTACCGCAGTGGAGATTTTTTATCTGCTTGGCGCATTAACGGACTATCACACCCTTGAATATACCGAACGTGCGGCACTGAAATCAAAAGCGATTGGCACCGTGATTGGTGCGGTAGATGGCTTTTTGATCGGTGCGATTATGTTGATTTTTTCATTGGGTTTATATGAGTTGTTTATTTCAAAACTCAGCATTGCCAAAGAAGCCTATGGTGCTAGCCAAATTCTGGTGGTCAATAGCTTGGATGACTTAAAAGACAAGCTAGCCAAGGTCATTGTGTTGGTATTGGTGGTGATGTTTTTTGAAGCGGCGATTTACCTTAAACCGACCCAGCCGATTGAGTTGCTCTATTATGCGGTAGGGATTGCGCTGGTAGGCTTATCCTTGTGGTTAACCCATATGGCGTTTGCTAAAACTAAAAAAGATAAACCCGCAGTAGAAAAAAACGAAAGTTAA
- a CDS encoding class I SAM-dependent methyltransferase, with product MSDWTSGYVADIGYTYGYYKELNPLRMRLAMINAGITPPSFGEGSTACELGFGQGLSAAIHAAASPVQWYGNDFLPSQAGFAQSLVKASGAQAEFSDESFAEFLARDDLPKFDFICLHGVWTWVSEENRQLIMAFIRKNLKVGGVVYVSYNTQIGWAQIMPLRRLLVQHVQRMGSAGWGSSYKINQALQFAKKLMKTHPLHATANSQVGPKAEELIGQDPHYLAHEYFNRDWHPMDFADMAEYMAQTKLEYASTANYLDLIEAINLTQEQMTLLAEIPDSALRENTRDFCVDKKFRKDYWVNGAMNLTQLQVLELLRAERVVMTKPRGTISLVLEGALGVADLAADVYDPILDYLADYQPHSLGEIEQAMATHDKIGLQEIVQALFIFTHRGEIQSAQAEAVIAQALPRTQALNNFFIDRARGSADIAFLASPVTGGGIEATRFQQLFIKGYRDGCESAMALAHYVWMILEPMGEGVMKMGRILQTEEENIAELTQRAEDFLRRDLALYQGLRLV from the coding sequence ATGTCAGACTGGACTTCAGGTTATGTCGCCGATATTGGCTACACCTACGGTTATTACAAAGAACTTAACCCCTTAAGAATGCGCTTGGCGATGATCAACGCTGGGATTACACCTCCCAGCTTTGGTGAGGGTTCGACCGCCTGTGAGCTTGGCTTTGGTCAAGGCTTAAGTGCGGCGATTCATGCGGCCGCCAGCCCGGTTCAATGGTATGGCAATGATTTTTTACCGAGTCAGGCCGGATTTGCACAATCCCTAGTCAAAGCCAGTGGTGCCCAAGCTGAATTTAGCGATGAATCCTTTGCTGAATTCTTGGCCCGCGATGACCTACCGAAGTTTGATTTTATTTGTTTGCATGGTGTGTGGACCTGGGTTTCAGAAGAAAACCGTCAGTTGATTATGGCGTTTATTCGTAAAAACTTGAAAGTGGGCGGCGTGGTGTATGTCAGCTATAACACCCAAATCGGCTGGGCACAGATTATGCCGTTGCGCCGTTTATTGGTGCAACATGTGCAGCGTATGGGTTCGGCAGGCTGGGGCAGTTCTTATAAAATCAACCAGGCCTTGCAGTTTGCTAAAAAACTAATGAAAACCCATCCACTGCATGCCACCGCCAACTCACAGGTTGGGCCAAAAGCCGAAGAACTGATTGGCCAAGATCCACATTATCTGGCGCATGAATACTTTAATCGCGATTGGCACCCGATGGATTTTGCCGATATGGCGGAGTATATGGCGCAAACCAAACTCGAATACGCCAGCACGGCGAATTATCTTGATTTAATCGAAGCGATTAACCTGACTCAAGAACAAATGACATTGCTGGCTGAAATTCCCGATAGCGCCCTGCGTGAAAACACCCGTGATTTTTGTGTCGATAAAAAATTCCGCAAAGACTACTGGGTTAACGGCGCGATGAATTTAACCCAGTTGCAAGTGCTTGAGCTGTTGCGCGCCGAACGCGTGGTGATGACTAAACCTCGTGGCACAATTTCATTGGTGCTTGAAGGCGCGCTCGGTGTAGCGGATTTAGCGGCCGATGTTTATGATCCGATTTTAGATTATCTCGCAGACTACCAACCCCATAGCCTCGGTGAAATTGAACAGGCGATGGCGACGCATGACAAAATCGGCTTGCAAGAAATCGTACAGGCCTTGTTTATCTTTACCCATCGCGGTGAAATCCAATCGGCTCAAGCGGAGGCAGTCATCGCACAGGCGTTACCGCGCACCCAAGCACTCAATAACTTCTTTATCGACCGAGCTCGTGGTAGTGCTGATATTGCGTTTTTAGCCAGTCCGGTGACGGGCGGCGGTATCGAAGCAACACGTTTCCAACAGCTGTTTATCAAAGGTTATCGTGACGGCTGTGAATCCGCCATGGCCTTGGCACATTATGTCTGGATGATATTAGAACCCATGGGGGAAGGCGTGATGAAAATGGGGCGTATTTTACAAACTGAAGAAGAAAATATTGCTGAATTAACCCAGCGTGCGGAGGATTTTTTACGCCGTGATTTAGCGCTTTATCAAGGGTTGAGACTGGTTTAA
- a CDS encoding polysaccharide deacetylase family protein yields the protein MKLKSLAQTFNYLILLTITTHLLLPKTLYAGSSSAVILMYHHFGDETPPSTSVTLEQFDAHLDYLQHHQFNVWPLSKLIHHWETNQLVPERTVVLTADDAYISVYTEAYPRLTARGWSMTTFVNSEPIDRGFGNFMTWQQMREMQAAGFEFANHSHTHSKMRRIEGETEAEMLARVRQEIDIAQQRLNTELGAENVPRLFAYPYGEYSESAANLIAEMGYISVAQVSGAVDANSDRRALNRFPMAVNFAKIEDFRLKVNTRPLPLKSVTPWDPIVGENPPTLTLELSKPVRQLNCFNSRGQALNMDWQTPTRLVIQSEQALRSPRDRYACTAPIGQGHWYWFGHLWVID from the coding sequence ATGAAATTAAAATCTTTAGCACAAACTTTCAACTATCTGATATTACTAACTATTACCACCCACTTACTACTCCCAAAAACACTCTATGCGGGTTCATCTTCAGCCGTCATTTTGATGTATCACCATTTTGGTGATGAAACCCCGCCCAGTACCAGTGTAACTCTTGAACAATTCGATGCCCACCTTGACTATCTGCAACACCATCAGTTTAACGTCTGGCCTTTATCCAAGTTAATACACCACTGGGAAACCAACCAACTCGTTCCAGAAAGAACGGTAGTATTAACCGCTGATGACGCCTATATCAGCGTATACACCGAAGCTTATCCCCGCTTGACAGCACGGGGCTGGTCAATGACGACCTTTGTTAATTCGGAACCGATTGATCGTGGCTTTGGAAATTTTATGACTTGGCAACAAATGCGTGAAATGCAGGCCGCTGGCTTTGAATTTGCCAACCACAGCCACACTCATAGCAAAATGCGCCGAATAGAGGGCGAAACTGAAGCGGAAATGCTTGCCCGAGTGCGTCAAGAAATTGATATCGCACAACAACGACTCAATACCGAGCTCGGTGCAGAAAATGTACCGCGTTTGTTTGCCTATCCCTATGGCGAATACAGCGAGTCCGCTGCAAATTTAATTGCCGAAATGGGCTATATCAGCGTGGCACAAGTGTCGGGTGCGGTCGATGCCAATAGCGACCGTCGTGCTTTAAATCGTTTTCCGATGGCGGTAAACTTTGCCAAAATCGAAGACTTTCGACTCAAAGTCAACACCCGCCCCCTTCCGTTAAAATCTGTCACCCCTTGGGATCCGATTGTCGGTGAGAACCCACCGACCCTGACCTTGGAGTTATCAAAGCCGGTGCGCCAACTCAACTGCTTTAATAGCCGAGGACAAGCATTAAACATGGATTGGCAAACGCCCACAAGGCTTGTTATTCAATCCGAACAAGCCCTGCGCTCGCCTCGTGATCGCTATGCCTGCACCGCGCCGATCGGTCAAGGCCATTGGTATTGGTTTGGCCATTTATGGGTTATTGATTAA